Within the Nitrospirae bacterium CG2_30_53_67 genome, the region CTCGATCCGGAGCTTCCCGTCCGTGAGTTTTGCGTCTATCTGCATGATATGGAAGTCAAAGTCCGGAAGGTTGAGCCCCTTGATCAGGATATTCCGGACCCGCCCTTGGCTCAAAGCGGCAACAAAGGTCCCGGGCCCGCTGAGATAATCGTTTAGGCCATGGAATTGAACATCCGCCTGGCCCGTGAGTTTCCCGCTCACCTTGAAGTTTCTCAGATAAAGAGGGGCGAGCGCCTCGGCGATACGGATATCCTTGACCTGTAGGAGATATCTCCCCGACTCCGGCCTTACGGGAAACCGCAGACGAACCTCTCCGCTGGTTTCACCGCCATAGCCTTTTCCAAGAAAACGGACGACCATTTTTTTCCCGAGAAGGGGGAAAAAAGAGAGCTTCAGGGTCAGGGTATCCCCCTTGAATATGCTGTACCTC harbors:
- a CDS encoding type II secretion system protein GspN translates to MLYGVSLFLLFILVFFPYKRTAESLIVHFEKKTGISLIYKDLSYRFPLGCRLDPIEIQLPYQGVRYSIFKGDTLTLKLSFFPLLGKKMVVRFLGKGYGGETSGEVRLRFPVRPESGRYLLQVKDIRIAEALAPLYLRNFKVSGKLTGQADVQFHGLNDYLSGPGTFVAALSQGRVRNILIKGLNLPDFDFHIMQIDAKLTDGKLRIENLLVESDILAAKIRGEIILNPQDLFESGLHLSARLKPMADDPINLHGVAAYSDRTLDQEGYYPFELKGTFRYPELQ